The Amblyomma americanum isolate KBUSLIRL-KWMA chromosome 2, ASM5285725v1, whole genome shotgun sequence genome contains the following window.
ATGCATCCTCCTTTTCTCGATGTCTCTGGAGCTTTTACTTgaattctttttatttatttttttgcttcccaGACCTGCCGACTAGAAAGGCGTATTGGCACGAAATTCGAATGTTTATACAGGCTTCTCGAGCGTAAGAGCACACGCCAGCAAGCACCTGCTGCGCATCGTATGTAGGAAGAGAAAAAGGAATGGAAAGGAGTGGAAAGGAGGATAGGTCGGTGGGAGTGGGGAAATACGGGAAGAAATATTCGTGAATTCGAAAAGTTTGAGGCAGTACTTTGTCGGGAAAAGGGCATATCCGCACGCACTTAAGCCCATGAAACGTAACCCGAAGCAACGCCGCAATTTCTCGTCTGAGAAAGTGCTTCCAACTTGATGTGCTTCTACAAGAGATGATACGATATCTTCGTTCCCTGTGATGCCCTCTCATTCGCCGCTGCCTGCGTAGGTGGTGTGTCCGTTTCATCACGTTTCACGGGGCGTGTGATGGTCAGcttgactgcgcatgcgccgcctaAGCTCATGCTCTTGTGAAGAAGggagaaagattttttttttctgtggactggtgtagcggttaagcgatgggccaCTGCACTAGCAAGGGGCTGTTCTTCCTGGTTCTTCGCAATCAATTCGGATAAGGAATAGCTCCCGCAAGCCTCAGTTTTGCACAGAGTTCTTCGAGAGGCTGTCTCTCTTGCACGTAGGCCTCCCGTGGTctgagtgatttttttttctgtggaggTTACAAAACAAATGGCAGTGTTTTGACATAGTTAAATcgagtaggcgtgcgaaagcatgtgtttagcctggttggctaatCGTTGGCACGTATGGCGACGATATCAGTACGATAGTGGTGAATGGGTGGTTTACTTGGACGTGGCAAGCGCCGGCGACCAAGACTCTTGCATAAGtaatcgatgaagcagcgggatGAGAGGCAGGGTCACAAGGAGCAGTTCCCCAGCATATATGTCGGGTTGGGCACTTAACTGTGTCCAACCCGACATATGAGCAATGGGAGGTGGCCCTGGCCAGCGAGGCCCTGGATCAGCAACTAAAGCAACTAAAGAGCTTCGTCGTCGCTGGCGTCGGCGCATGATCATCTTCATCATTCCACTAGcataagttgatgaagacgacgatgtgcagttcATAGCGCGATATTGTGTATATATATTAGTTCCATCGTAGTGCTATTTGAAGAACATGACGATGTACAGTGCACGGCGTGAGGGCGTGTTacagtttaacatgaggcatTATCAGTTGCAGTGCTATAGCATggggaagaggaagaggaagccgttctgaacggctgtgtgttgaaatgctcctagctggaaacagcgcatcggccgttggccgaggtctcccgACACATGAAGTTGCCACGGGCacgtacaaagttgtcctccctcgactacctaccggtagtgttgtcctcaacaccgtctttctgcatgctgacctcaagggtcgcccctaccgtgctcccgacttccgagacgcgctcgcacagattgtggacctccgtgagattctgtgtattggccagtaccaaatgagccatGTTTGGgtggttacctgcgagagcagttcctcaaaacagaagcttattgGCAAAGCAGAGTTACACGTCAAATgtctaaaatgtatcgtgtttgacCCGGACACCAAGCTTCTTTGTCTCCCGCGCTATATGAAGCACCGGAAGATTGAGGgagctttggagccttttggaaccgtacaaactatcgagcgtgagaagtggcggtgccccgaAATGGAGCACATGGATacagcgaaccgtgaaatctcgctcacgcttaaggacggagtgtcagcaagtacaattcctcacacgctcaacgttttcggggtacaagctttaTTTGTGGTCCCAGGCAGGCCTTCGttgtgtcttcgttgtaaccgtgtgggccatgtacggcgtcagtgtcgtacgcctcgatgcgcccagtgccgacgctttgggcacacagTAGACAACTGCGTTACgagttatgctgacaggttacaccaaggcaactgggcacatgaggatgaagtggtgtcagGGCACATTATGGATTTGTTGGATGTTGTGGAAGCATCgggtgaactgagtcatgagctccaaacagaagatggaccaaaggcttctgcaccgaataacggcaagggtccgcctgcaagtacggacaaacaggaatccctgtctccagacccaaagccaccggacccggGTCTGCCCGGGTCTGATACattgagtcctgtgcttgctgctcaggagccacctgtcacccaacgatcacgagagcagaacgCCCCCGCTGTAGAATCAGTGGAggcgcttcagccagtgaatgtgcgacatgccttctgCGCCGGCGATTCCCCTTCGTCATCGCAGagcagcagtgtgtcgcctgaagtgtcagcttCTAGTGTGTTCGGTCTGTCTCggaagaggcgatggacaacagcgcacttttgaagcgtcctgcagatgctgaggtgtgtgtcgatgacgatgagcagaaggcacctggtgtggtggcattgggaagggtcacctcaaaacgaagggcgatgtctgccctacaggccgccgatttgcaggTCGGCCACCCCAATACAGGGGGTggccttcaataagacaagcaccaaaaatggcggaCGCCACAGCCtttcaggtcgctacccttaacattaggggtttgcgtaaTCGTCGAATGCAACATCAGTTATGGCATCTTTTAAACAAGTGGGGTTTGAGTgcggcagccatccaggaaaccaagctgtcctctgatgaggagactgaagctgctgtcctcactgtgcgcttttctttagactgcatgtatagcctctccagaaggcagatgattCAGGCACTTagagagtatttgttccctgtactgttgtatcggcaaccttttctggagttccttgacacctgTGTTTTAAAACgggttaggcgaatgtgcatttcttctgccgcaaaaatATTCTTCTTTAAaatgcacacatccacgctgcatGTGAAGGCATGttttcatgctaaggagatgcttgctcCATGGACAGTGAATTGccacctgtgcaatacaccagagacaattgaccactgttttattctgtgcattgatgctttATTCTTCTGGAGcgttttacaacgaacaattaagaaggacattgacatcacaccccacagtatccgttttttgcctgtggagaaaaactgtgttgtgccatatgatctacttatgttgctgggactatttagccTCTGAAAGAGCCGCATAATGGACCGCCACGGCGAATCACCACGGctgtcgaaatctttgtttcgcgaacaatgcgctttggtgcggggagtatatgctgccctggaagagctgCCTATCTGGCTCCCCTAACTGGATGCATGTGTATGCCTctcagacttttgatgtttgggAAGGTGGAGTCAttcaggggtaaggtggcctggttttttgtggcgtaagcgtgcttagactttccttttcggcactatttccatgcaataaagaaaaaaaattgcagtgctATTGCATagagctctcgtgcagtggccagcgaagctgacctgttcgcgccgccgcgggttcgaatcccagtcgcagcAGTGTTTGCTTGTTcgcttgtttgtttgtctgtctgtgctcttttatttttattctttttttatgcctcaccataatttGTCTGTCCGtctgaccgtccgtccgtccgtccgtccgtccgtccgtccgtccgtctgtctgtctgtctgtctgtctgtctgtctgtctgtctgtctgtctgtctgtctgtctgtctgtctgtctgtctgtctgtctgtctgtctgtctgtctgtctgtctgtctgtctgtctgtctgtctgtctgtctgtctgtctgtctgtctgtctgtctgtctgtctgtctgtctgtctgtctgtctgtctgtctgtctgtctgtctgtctgtctgtctgtctgtccgtccgtccgtccgtccgtccgtccgtccgtccgtccgtccgtccgtccgtccgtccgtccgtccgtccgtccgtccgtccgtccgtccgtccgtccgtccgtccgtccgtccgtctgtctgtctgtctgtctgtctgtctgtctgtccttcTGTCTGTCTTTGTTTTTTGTCCAAGGTCAAGCTTCGCAGACGTTAggtgagccggtttgacctcgtgaagtagtgttttcgcactaaaacaacacTTTCACTGCCGCACGCATTAGTACTGCGAAAAATCTGAAAGCGCGCTTGCATACACGCAACGATGAAGCAAACTTTGAGTAGGTGCACTCATGGTGTTCGGTCACCTCACGACTGTTGCAACAGCGGATGCAAGAAATGGCGATTCTGGTGAGAAGTCGGCATACAGGGGCGGCTTAAAGTGGCAGATGCCGTAAAGCAATGTTTAACAGACTGCTTCACCTGAATTTCACCACTGATTAATCAGGGAACTCGGATCAGTTCGTCGTGGTAACTTGTTAGAAGGCCGGATAGTTTACGTCAGGTATCGTTCCGctcactcctttttttttgtcgcagctCATTACCGTGCCGTTCATGCTGTGGATTTCGTTATTAGCGTCGAAACCACTTTCCGTTATTTCGTGCTACGCGTCTGAGCTGCTAATTAGTCTTCTTTCGTGACACCCTTTTGCTTggttttacacgaatgtcggatCCCCAGTGAACGTGAGCTTCCTCCAAAATAATGCGACGGTGAACCCATGCTTCACCTATTTGATCAAAGTTCATGTCGGTTTGGCTTAATGCGCTCTTGCTAAGTGATATGTATCATTGGTAACTGGTTCAATTATCTCGATGAGGGCCGGTTCGACCTTGTTGTTAGCTTGCCGCCGCTTACCTTGGTGATCATGTCATTATTTATTCGGATTCCTTTCGACTTTCCTGTCGGTGTTCCGTTTGCAGTATTCCATAGCTAATGTTCTAATTGGTTTACAGCTCAGCTGTTAACGGCTCATTTATGGCGTGAACGGCATCGTCGTTTGTGTAACACACCACGTGACACTATCGTTGTAGCCGTGATGTCACGATTTTGTGACTAGTCATTGAGagtcggtttatggtttatgggggtttaccgtcgcaaagcgactcaggctatgagggacgccgtagtgaagatctccggaaatttcgaccacctggagttctttaacgtgcactgacatcgcacagtacacgggcctttagaatttcgcctccatcgaaattcgaccgccacggccgggatcgaacccgcgtctttcgggccagcagccgagcgccgtaaccactcagccaccgcggcggctcacggAGAGTCGCGTGACATCGTCTGACCATGATGGTGCCATCATGGGACAGATCATACGGTATCACGTTACCGTGAGGCCACCATCGCTTTAACGGTGACGTCACCCATACCGAGGAGCCATCAGAGCACGCTCTGCACAGGTGTTGGTGAAGTCGTTTGATTGCATCACAAATAGCAGAAGCACCGAGTGGTGCAGTGTTCAAACGCAATAATTACAAAGCACAATTGAAAGGGCATTTCTGTTGCTTTCCTCAAGATTTTTACGGACAATTCTTGGATTCAGACGTATTTGCACATCTGTCTTAGCGTTATTTGTTTGCCTCTACATTTGTTCTCTGACACGGCGCGCTTTTCCTCTCTATTCAGGCAGCTGTTCCATCGCGTGAACAACACATTGCGCCCCTCTGAGTCACAGCGTTTCGTAACAAAAGTATATGCGGAAAACCTTGTGCACAGTGGCGAACTTTCTGCCTTCCAGGGTATGGTACGTTTCTGCCATTTCTATTTTCTTCTTTGTCATAATAACCTGACGTCATGTCTTTCCGGACGTAAACAAATTACCGTTCTGTACTCTTTGTTTAGCTTCGAATCTCCTtacagtgccccccccccccccccccagtcacCATGAAGCAAGCTCTTTTCTGCGCTTAACTGGCATTTTTAACAGGCGTGCGTTGGACATCGAACTTTGATGTACGCCTACTCGCCTCCTCACTAATATCTCAACGCTGTCGAAAACCACAGATCAGATAGCATTTTTTCCTTCCCTCCTGCCttgttggtgttttttttttttgctttttacagCGCTTTAAAGCCTTCCTGTCTTCCCTAATCCACGGCTTGTTTTTTCATCGTGTCAACACCACCATGCATGTCCCTCGCCTGTTTCGTTCTCTAATCACTGTGTCGCCCTGTATCTCCCTCCTGTTTTATTAACTCCGCGCTCGAGCAACGTTTATGCAACGTTTTTCCTTGGTCCCTGTCTACGGCATGAATGCCTCCTCCCTTCGAGCTCCCGTCCCGTTCACACACAGCACCGCGCTTCATTACTCTTGCACACGCGTTGCCGCGGCTGACAGCGCCGCTTGAGCTCAGCTGCTCAAGACTGGACGAATTCTTGTCCTGAAGGAAAGGCGTCGTTCAAAGACGCACACGAGAAAAAGAGACAGCACGCTTTGGAAGTGGATGAAGGGGGGGAGGCAAGAACGCGACGTCAAAAATCACGCACCCGTACGACGCCACGCTGCCGAGCTAGATTGCGACGAGGTTCTGAACTCTCCCGCTGTTAAGTTGCGCTTTCAGATATTGTAGCAAGTTTTCCCAGAACGCTGAGCTACGATGTAACACAGTCGCTGAAAAGAAAAGATTTTAAGGCGCTGCTTTGTGATTCCTGTTTTGATTCGTCTTGCTTCGTATTTCTGTTTTTGATACGAAAATGCATAGTAAGGGGGAGAATAGCAGACGATGGAGTTAGCCTCGATGGAACACAGAGGTTTCTTTGGACAATCGGTGGAAATGTATTTCTGTAGGAATTGCGCCCGACATTTCGCGGAAGTACCTGCATCTTtcaatgcggtagcattagatttcaagggaggctgcacgccttcttttaacatttctgaaggacacggatcttgtttctaaatggtgacagcaggaacggactatggcctactgtgattgaatgtgtacgtagatggtgtcttccggagtggactacgttatactgtgagtgaatgtgtgtatggattgtagcactacaatggcctatgttctactgtgactgaatatgtgcatagatggtgacttctggagtggactgtgatgtggactgtgtgga
Protein-coding sequences here:
- the LOC144119677 gene encoding uncharacterized protein LOC144119677; the encoded protein is MLLAGNSASAVGRGLPTHEVATGTYKVVLPRLPTGSVVLNTVFLHADLKGRPYRAPDFRDALAQIVDLREILCIGQYQMSHVWVVTCESSSSKQKLIGKAELHVKCLKCIVFDPDTKLLCLPRYMKHRKIEGALEPFGTVQTIEREKWRCPEMEHMDTANREISLTLKDGVSASTIPHTLNVFGVQALFVVPGRPSLCLRCNRVGHVRRQCRTPRCAQCRRFGHTVDNCVTSYADRLHQGNWAHEDEVVSGHIMDLLDVVEASDF